A stretch of the Acidobacteriota bacterium genome encodes the following:
- a CDS encoding response regulator, which produces MSRKKFLVIDDSKLIHKMFNVMLRQYEVVHALDGREGLQMLSQHPDVNLVLLDINMPHMNGLEFLETVRKDQALAELPVVIISTEGKEEDTQRAMDAGATAYIKKPFDHKQLMDVVENL; this is translated from the coding sequence GTGTCCCGGAAGAAGTTCCTCGTCATCGACGACTCCAAGCTGATCCACAAAATGTTCAATGTAATGCTGCGCCAATACGAAGTGGTGCATGCGCTGGACGGGCGCGAAGGCCTCCAGATGCTCAGCCAGCATCCCGACGTCAACCTCGTCCTGCTCGACATCAACATGCCCCACATGAACGGTCTCGAATTCCTGGAGACCGTGCGCAAAGACCAGGCCCTGGCAGAGCTTCCGGTGGTGATCATCAGTACCGAGGGCAAGGAGGAGGACACCCAGCGGGCCATGGATGCCGGCGCCACCGCCTACATCAAGAAGCCCTTCGACCACAAACAGCTGATGGACGTGGTGGAGAACCTCTGA